TGTGCTGATTTCGTATATTGTCTCGAACAGCTGtatgttttgaaaaactcaataaagAGAATTAACAGAACAGAAACACTATTTGATTTCTGGATTTTCGTCACAttttctccctccccctcctcgtCCAGCCCGGCTCACCTTGTTCCCGCTGACCTTCTTGAAGGCTCTGTAAATGCTGAGCAGCGTCATGTGGTCTCCCTCGCTGGAGGAGAACTTCTTGCGTGCGGCGAGCACCTCTTCCCGCCGGGCGGGAGGGTTATAGAGCACCGTGTCCACTGAGAGCAGAGACACGATGCTCAGGATCTCCTCGGAGCACGAGTAGTCGGGGGACAGCAGGATGGTCTGCGAGACGGAGCAAACAAACACCGGGGAAATGTTACACCACATTGAGTGTGCGTGCGACCCGCGTGCGACCCGCGTTGGGCTGAGGGTCACGGCTGTCACTTTCAGTCAGGCCCGGCAGCACACACATAATGCCGCGCAGCTCCGTGCACTGTTTACCTTTGCATATCGAGGCTCCAGAGGGAAACTCGCCATCTTCTTCCCCAGAGCGGTGAGGAGAACCtgcccctccttcctctccacGGCGCCCAGCAGCTCCAGGTGCTCCACAGCGGAGCGGACGGCCTCTGAGGGAAACAACGAGCGGTTACTACGACCCGACACACAAGTTTTCACGACTTTTAAGGACCCAGAATACTGTCTTTTCTTGGTGCATTTGCCCCACGTTttacgtttttattttaacatata
The Plectropomus leopardus isolate mb unplaced genomic scaffold, YSFRI_Pleo_2.0 unplaced_scaffold86761, whole genome shotgun sequence DNA segment above includes these coding regions:
- the LOC121940429 gene encoding ATP-dependent RNA helicase DHX33-like, with the translated sequence AVRSAVEHLELLGAVERKEGQVLLTALGKKMASFPLEPRYAKTILLSPDYSCSEEILSIVSLLSVDTVLYNPPARREEVLAARKKFSSSEGDHMTLLSIYRAFKKVSGNKVSRAGRGGGGRKCDENPEIK